In Ostrea edulis chromosome 4, xbOstEdul1.1, whole genome shotgun sequence, a single window of DNA contains:
- the LOC125668916 gene encoding uncharacterized protein LOC125668916, whose translation MERIVISTYTLFILAFPLSVSSNNIAMLQGDIHLGGVFKIFNDEQCTNEIDAMSVRNFEAVKWTLKKLNEADYVPGITLGIEGFPTCNIQGRALEHTARIISRNTRDSAELISTPIAGLVGPEYSHEAIDTSSYISSVEKNNLILQTLFSTTASALSDESKYRNILRVIPDDTKQISVILSLMESLKWNYIGVIYENNEYGAGNYKGLKKQAKAKNVCIASASAISMENGLVKSQEVQKIIESVILHTESPITGVIVFASTKTVEVFLNIANKLKSEYSFRLGMIFSEGSSDMDTGTLNQFPIAKGSFFTTPPWISFDKFRVHWMNILTNKTAFNEEISSNPWLAEVVGKFISCDIQSSSCSMPTPSIVKSVVGDNVFEGYAIVSTILHAKVLRDLHRESCGGSGGFCTSFNNTIWENTPKLIEMGRKTQVNVGNYRNSTLNLETELLRDYTENSAGLAWPNIIKAQCGDGKKCDSCQNSNLANEIIFKKGDVYVAAVVPVYNKDTSDPLKCADIRTSNGWEIVEGIRFAVETANEKRGSFAKCFEKKRIGYILFNSCNQPLLIQEKLLKFFSEGIKLSDGSHVSDLQKHILGFVAAYGSSISLATSTVLQDFNFPQISYASTAAVLSNRSSYKYFMRTCTPDDKQADAMIHIVKTLNSSYIQIMFSEGTYGEGGRDAIVSAAKKSKICIANEIEVKENHYERIRDDINKTPYATVILLFLKSHVVEDVMVELHAKIDPWPYLLIGSEAFGTRSDIISGKPKLEGTISLSLQMKPLTGTSKFEKYLYDRLTDFNNDINPWTKEYFEQRNSCFLSDSFDKTSGSQCTDIKESFNNKDYQPELWTTFAINAMFSLLQGANKSFAELCGTQSSVLCQQYRDSPRRVYDLIKNEKLVIDDSGIPSRVFNENGDGNIGYKIYQVQRKITDTGQLTFEEIGKFTLDEDGYSIHEKTIKDPFTTLPSHCPNPLECDKCSGQIGDQSTSSPPTSEPSSTVVVALGALCGAALLALIVVSVILFKVCRGNKRSSGDDLYLDPRVSISPDGGLGDSGYQTHQILDEHRHKLHFSNLHYTQSNVNYQE comes from the exons ATGGAGAGGATTGTCATCTCTACGTATACATTGTTTATTCTGGCTTTTCCTCTGTCTGTTAGTTCCAACAACATCGCCATGTTACAAGGAGATATTCATCTCGGtggggttttcaaaatattcaatgacGAGCAATGCACCAATGAGATAGATGCAATGTCTGTTCGGAATTTCGAGGCTGTTAAGTGGACATTAAAGAAGTTAAATGAGGCTGACTACGTGCCGGGCATCACACTGG GCATAGAGGGGTTCCCTACATGCAATATACAAGGAAGAGCTTTGGAGCATACAGCTAGAATAATAAGCAGAAACACTCGTGATTCAGCAGAGCTCATTTCAACTCCTATTGCAG GTTTGGTGGGCCCGGAGTACAGCCATGAGGCCATTGACACATCATCGTACATCAGTTCAGTGGAAAAAAACAACTTAATTCTACAGACGCTCTTCTCCACGACCGCCTCAGCTCTCAGTGATGAATCTAAATATCGAAATATACTTCGAGTCATCCCCGATGATACCAAGCAAATTTCT GTCATACTATCCCTAATGGAGAGTCTGAAATGGAACTACATTGGTGTCatttatgaaaacaatgaatatGGAGCTGGAAACTATAAAGGATTAAAGAAACAGGCCAAGGCAAAAAATGTATGCATTGCATCTGCATCTGCAATATCGATGGAAAACGGTCTGGTAAAATCACAAGAAGTACAGAAGATTATAgagtccgtaattcttcatacTGAAAGTCCAATCACTGGAGTTATTGTTTTTGCCTCCACTAAAACCGTCGAAGTGTTCCTGAACATTGCAAATAAACTAAAAAGTGAGTATAGTTTTCGACTTGGAATGATATTTTCCGAAGGATCTTCCGATATGGATACGGGAACATTAAATCAGTTTCCCATTGCCAAGGGATCCTTCTTTACAACTCCTCCTTGGATATCGTTTGACAAATTTCGAGTCCACTGGATGAATATTTTAACCAATAAAACTGCTTTTAATGAAGAAATATCCTCCAATCCCTGGTTAGCTGAGGTTGTAGGAAAGTTTATTTCCTGTGATATCCAGAGTTCTTCTTGTTCCATGCCGACTCCTTCGATTGTGAAATCTGTAGTAGGTGACAATGTATTCGAAGGTTATGCTATTGTATCCACGATCCTACATGCCAAAGTACTGAGAGATCTTCACCGTGAATCGTGTGGAGGGAGTGGTGGGTTTTGCACCAGTTTTAACAACACAATATGGGAAAACACTCCTAAACTCATTGAAATGGGAAGAAAGACACAAGTGAAT gTTGGGAATTACAGAAATTCAACACTGAATTTGGAGACAGAGTTACTGAGAGACTACACGGAGAACTCGGCTGGCTTAGCATGGCCTAATATTATAAAGGCTCAGTGTGGTGATGGAAAGAAATGTGACTCATGTCAGAACAGCAATTTggcaaatgaaattattttcaaaaagggcGACGTATATGTTGCTGCAGTGGTTCCCGTTTATAATAAGGATACGTCTGATCCTTTAAAGTGTGCTGATATTCGAACGTCTAATGGATGGGAGATTGTAGAAGGAATACGGTTTGCGGTGGAAACAGCTAACGAAAAGCGCGGTAGTTTTGCGAAATGTTTTGAGAAGAAGCGAATTGGTTATATTCTTTTCAATAGCTGTAACCAACCTCTATTGATTCAAGAAAAACTTTTGAAGTTCTTTTCGGAAGGTATAAAATTGTCGGATGGTTCTCATGTATCTGACCTTCAGAAACATATTCTTGGATTTGTAGCTGCATATGGTAGCAGCATTAGCTTAGCAACATCAACCGTTCTTCAGGATTTTAATTTTCCACAAATCAGTTACGCCTCGACTGCAGCTGTGTTAAGTAATAGATCTTCCTACAAATATTTTATGCGAACATGTACACCAGATGACAAGCAAGCTGACGCAATGATACACATTGTTAAAACTCTCAACTCATCATATATCCAGATTATGTTCAGCGAGGGAACTTATGGCGAAGGAGGAAGAGATGCAATAGTGAGCGCGGCCAAGAAATCGAAAATATGTATCGCAAACGAAATTGAAGTCAAAGAAAATCACTACGAAAGGATAcgtgatgatatcaacaaaactCCATATGCCACAGTTATTCTcctgtttttaaaaagtcatgTTGTAGAAGATGTAATGGTGGAACTGCATGCAAAAATAGATCCGTGGCCATACTTATTGATAGGTTCTGAGGCGTTTGGAACTCGATCCGATATAATATCTGGCAAACCGAAGCTAGAGGGAACTATATCTTTGTCTCTCCAAATGAAACCTTTAACTGGAACTTCTAAATTTGAGAAATATCTGTACGATAGACTTACAGATTTTAACAATGACATAAACCCTTGGACAAAAGAGTATTTCGAACAGAGAAATTCATGTTTTCTTTCGGACAGCTTTGATAAAACGTCTGGCTCTCAATGTACCGATATTAAGGAGTCTTTCAACAACAAAGACTACCAACCGGAACTGTGGACGACCTTCGCCATCAACGCCATGTTTTCACTTCTACAAGGGGCAAATAAATCTTTTGCTGAATTGTGTGGAACTCAATCTTCTGTATTGTGCCAACAATACAGAGATTCCCCGCGGAGAGTTTACGATTTGATAAAAAATGAGAAGTTGGTTATTGATGACAGTGGGATACCTTCCAGGGTGTTTAATGAAAACGGTGATGGTAATATAGGGTACAAAATTTACCAAGTGCAGAGAAAAATCACGGATACTGGTCAACTGACATTTGAAGAA ATAGGAAAATTTACGCTAGACGAAGACGGTTATTCCATACATGAAAAGACAATAAAGGACCCGTTTACGACTTTGCCATCACACTGTCCTAATCCCCTGGAATGTGACAAATGCTCGGGTCAGATCGGCGACCAATCAACCAGTTCTCCACCTACAAG tgaACCAAGTTCCACGGTAGTAGTTGCCCTCGGTGCGTTGTGTGGTGCAGCGTTATTAGCCTTAATTGTTGTGAGCGTAATCTTGTTTAAAGTATGTCGTGGAAACAAACGATCTTCAG GTGACGACCTTTACCTGGATCCACGAGTTTCGATCTCACCGGATGGTGGCTTAGGAGACAGCGGATACCAAACACATCAAATTCTAGACGAACATCGCCATAAACTCCATTTCAGCAATCTGCATTACACTCAATCCAATGTCAATTATCAAGAATGA